In one window of Episyrphus balteatus chromosome 3, idEpiBalt1.1, whole genome shotgun sequence DNA:
- the LOC129916078 gene encoding cyclin-dependent kinases regulatory subunit, with the protein MNPKEIYYSDKYYDDEFEYRHVVLPKELVKLVPKTHLMSENEWRAIGVQQSRGWVHYMIHKPEPHILLFRRPIETK; encoded by the exons ATGAATCCTAAGGAAATATATTATTCAGATAAATATTACGATGATGAGTTTGAATACAG gcacGTTGTCCTGCCCAAGGAACTTGTTAAACTTGTCCCAAAGACACATCTCATGTCGGAGAATGAATGGCGAGCAATTGGAGTGCAACAATCCCGCGGATGGGTGCATTATATGATACACAAACCCGAGCCCCATATTCTGCTATTCCGCAGGCCAATCGAAACAAAATAA